In the genome of Desulfitobacterium chlororespirans DSM 11544, one region contains:
- a CDS encoding enoyl-CoA hydratase/isomerase family protein, whose product MSSYNDFTVEKKGAIALVTLNRPNKGNSWTLDTYQEMEKIQEDLHYDDEVRVVIFTGAGDKFFCAGADLSLLAKLNPHFISRDLYRYQGINTRWDRFIKPVIMAINGITVGSGLELALCGDIRIASSSSLFSINEVRIGLNPDMGGTQRLTRTVGPSQAKRLIFTAERIDAQEAARIGLVDILVESENLLNEALKMAEQIASMPPYAIRFAKKAINLAVDAPLEIGLMYEEAGSTFCMGTEDKKEAIDSILEKREPKFHGR is encoded by the coding sequence ATGAGCTCATACAATGACTTCACAGTGGAGAAAAAAGGGGCTATTGCCCTCGTTACTTTAAACCGTCCCAATAAAGGGAATTCCTGGACCCTGGATACCTACCAGGAGATGGAGAAAATTCAGGAGGACCTGCACTATGATGATGAGGTGCGGGTGGTTATCTTTACCGGGGCAGGGGATAAATTCTTCTGTGCCGGCGCTGATCTTTCTCTTTTAGCCAAGCTTAACCCTCACTTTATCTCCCGTGATCTGTATCGCTATCAAGGCATTAACACCCGTTGGGATCGTTTTATCAAACCGGTGATTATGGCAATCAACGGCATTACCGTAGGAAGCGGTTTAGAGCTGGCTTTATGCGGGGATATCCGCATTGCTTCGAGTTCCTCACTTTTTTCCATTAACGAAGTGCGGATTGGCCTTAACCCGGATATGGGAGGAACCCAGCGTCTGACACGGACCGTCGGCCCCAGCCAGGCCAAACGCCTGATCTTTACCGCCGAGCGGATCGATGCCCAGGAGGCGGCCCGCATCGGGCTTGTGGATATTTTGGTGGAGTCGGAGAATTTATTGAATGAGGCTTTAAAGATGGCAGAGCAGATTGCCAGCATGCCTCCCTATGCCATTCGCTTTGCCAAAAAAGCCATTAACCTGGCTGTGGATGCTCCTTTGGAAATAGGTCTGATGTATGAGGAAGCCGGCTCCACCTTCTGTATGGGCACGGAAGACAAAAAAGAGGCCATCGACTCCATCCTTGAAAAACGTGAACCCAAATTCCACGGCCGCTAG
- a CDS encoding transposase, translating into MPRRPRKQSSTGIYHVIMRGINRQNIFDDKEDRRKFIEKLVYYKTVCGYKIYAYCLMDNHIHVLIQELNEPLSISIKRISSSYVMWFNKKYERCGHLFQERFRSEVVETDRYFLTVLRYIHQNPVRAKIVEDVAKYPWSSYHEFFLTDSKVDREYVLKIFGDISADALINFSEFHKDKNDDSCLDAETLRLISDETIKEMIRVQFGTDSVRLIEMEKTLQSKILRALKSMDGVSVRQISRVTGLSKSKVWRA; encoded by the coding sequence ATGCCAAGGAGGCCAAGGAAACAAAGCTCAACGGGTATATATCATGTCATCATGCGGGGCATAAACCGACAAAATATTTTTGACGACAAGGAGGATCGTCGTAAATTCATAGAGAAGCTGGTTTACTATAAAACGGTATGTGGTTACAAAATATATGCTTATTGTTTAATGGATAATCATATTCATGTTTTAATACAAGAACTCAACGAACCTCTAAGTATATCAATAAAACGAATTAGTTCCAGCTATGTCATGTGGTTTAACAAGAAATATGAACGGTGCGGACATTTATTCCAGGAAAGGTTCAGAAGTGAAGTGGTAGAGACGGATCGCTACTTTTTAACAGTGTTGAGGTATATCCATCAAAATCCCGTAAGGGCTAAGATTGTTGAAGATGTAGCCAAATATCCGTGGAGCAGCTATCATGAATTTTTTCTAACGGACTCTAAAGTCGATAGAGAATATGTTTTAAAAATATTCGGTGACATATCGGCAGACGCCTTGATCAATTTTAGTGAGTTTCATAAGGATAAGAATGATGATAGCTGTCTTGACGCTGAAACATTGAGACTGATTAGTGATGAGACTATCAAAGAAATGATCAGGGTGCAGTTTGGCACCGATTCCGTTAGACTAATAGAGATGGAAAAAACCTTACAAAGCAAGATCTTAAGAGCGTTAAAGTCTATGGATGGTGTAAGTGTTCGACAAATATCAAGGGTGACTGGGCTATCGAAAAGTAAAGTTTGGCGTGCATAA